Proteins encoded by one window of Marixanthomonas sp. SCSIO 43207:
- a CDS encoding efflux RND transporter periplasmic adaptor subunit, whose translation MKNNKIVIYIGILVVGVLLGWLLFGGSSNEEIDHNHDAVAATNQMWTCSMHPQIMQPEPGDCPICGMDLIPAEAGADGLTADQFKLTANAMALANIQTTVVGNGSVENGIIKLSGKIAENEEANAVQVSYFSGRIERLNISFTGEEVRKGQLLATIYSPELYAAQQELITAASLKESQPALYKSVRNKLKLWKLSETQINQIEETGKVKENFPVYATVSGTVTEKLVEQGDYIKQGQPLLKIANLNTVWGNFDVYENQIDRFKKGQEVMITTNAYPNKEFKGKVDFIDPVLNTKTRTVTLRVVLSNKDDVFKPGMFVTANIEGSTAKNDEVLSIPASSVLWTGERSVVYLKTNPDQPIFEMREIKLGNQIGNEYEVVEGLFVGNEIVTNGTFTVDAAAQLQGKKSMMNKDGGKVMTGHEGHLGMDNNASNKESDHTNMNERLEVSEKFQEQLNSVYNAYINLKDALVKEDSISTSANATTLLNKLNKVDMKLLSDNKAHNHWMSLEGEIKSSATSISETSDIKSQRDHFKHLSSHLINAVQLFGINEKVYVEFCPMADNNNGAYWLSKEEKVINPYFGEAMLTCGEVKQVIE comes from the coding sequence ATGAAAAATAATAAAATAGTCATATATATTGGCATACTCGTAGTAGGTGTGTTATTGGGTTGGTTGCTTTTTGGTGGCTCATCAAATGAAGAAATAGACCATAATCACGATGCGGTTGCAGCAACCAATCAAATGTGGACGTGTTCTATGCATCCACAAATTATGCAACCAGAGCCAGGCGATTGTCCTATTTGTGGGATGGATTTAATTCCTGCCGAAGCTGGTGCAGATGGATTAACAGCAGATCAGTTTAAATTAACCGCTAATGCAATGGCTTTAGCAAACATTCAAACCACGGTGGTTGGTAATGGTTCAGTAGAAAATGGAATCATAAAACTTTCAGGAAAAATTGCCGAAAACGAAGAAGCCAATGCAGTACAAGTCAGTTATTTTTCAGGTAGAATTGAGCGTTTAAATATCAGTTTTACAGGTGAAGAAGTACGCAAAGGGCAACTATTAGCAACAATCTATTCACCAGAATTGTATGCGGCACAACAAGAACTCATTACGGCAGCATCTTTAAAGGAATCACAACCTGCTTTGTATAAGTCAGTTCGTAACAAATTGAAGTTATGGAAGCTATCTGAAACTCAAATCAACCAGATTGAAGAAACAGGAAAAGTAAAAGAAAACTTTCCTGTTTATGCAACCGTTTCGGGTACTGTTACAGAAAAATTGGTAGAGCAAGGCGATTACATCAAACAAGGACAACCCTTATTAAAAATTGCCAATCTCAACACAGTTTGGGGAAACTTTGATGTGTATGAAAATCAGATTGACCGCTTTAAAAAAGGACAGGAAGTGATGATAACAACCAATGCTTATCCTAATAAAGAGTTTAAAGGTAAAGTAGATTTCATTGACCCAGTTTTAAACACGAAAACAAGAACTGTAACCTTACGTGTTGTTTTAAGCAATAAGGACGATGTATTTAAACCAGGAATGTTTGTAACCGCAAATATTGAAGGCAGTACAGCTAAAAATGATGAAGTATTATCAATTCCTGCATCTTCTGTATTATGGACAGGTGAACGTTCTGTGGTGTACCTTAAAACAAATCCAGACCAACCTATTTTTGAAATGCGTGAAATTAAATTAGGCAATCAAATTGGTAATGAATATGAAGTTGTAGAAGGTTTATTTGTTGGAAATGAAATAGTGACTAACGGAACATTTACGGTTGATGCAGCAGCACAATTACAAGGCAAAAAGTCTATGATGAATAAAGATGGTGGTAAAGTAATGACTGGACACGAAGGTCATTTAGGTATGGATAACAATGCATCTAACAAAGAAAGTGACCACACTAATATGAATGAGCGTTTGGAAGTATCAGAGAAATTTCAAGAGCAGTTAAATAGTGTTTACAATGCGTATATCAATTTAAAAGATGCTTTAGTAAAAGAAGATTCAATAAGTACTTCAGCAAACGCAACAACTTTATTAAATAAATTGAACAAAGTAGATATGAAATTGTTGTCAGATAATAAGGCGCATAACCATTGGATGTCATTAGAAGGCGAAATAAAATCTTCTGCAACTTCAATTTCTGAAACGTCCGATATAAAATCACAAAGAGACCATTTTAAACATTTATCATCACATCTAATCAATGCTGTACAACTATTTGGTATCAATGAAAAGGTCTATGTAGAATTTTGTCCAATGGCAGATAACAATAATGGTGCTTATTGGTTAAGCAAAGAAGAAAAAGTAATCAATCCATACTTTGGCGAAGCAATGCTAACCTGTGGTGAAGTAAAACAAGTAATAGAATAA